Genomic window (Palaemon carinicauda isolate YSFRI2023 chromosome 42, ASM3689809v2, whole genome shotgun sequence):
tgtaaggtaaacattgagTTTGTAGAAAAGTAGGCATTTCATTGGTACACTTGGCCACATAgcgaatgtaaggtaaacattgagTTTGTAGAAAAGTAAGCATTTCCTTGGCACACTTGGCCCTTTGAATTATTTAGCCTCTCTGGTATAATTTGGAATAATTGATTGAATTGGGAATCTTAAAATTTTCACACCTGAAATATTcgattgaggagagagagagagagagagagagagagagagagagagagagagagagagagagagagagagagagagtaaccgttACTTTTTTCGCCAAGGTCTTCCAACGTAGAAACAGATTTAGCCATTTTAATCTTAAAAGTagatataattaaatttttatacataATAGGAGCATATACACActtattgaaaagagagagagagagagagagagagagagagagagagagagaggagagagagagagagagagagggattgactTTACAATGATGGTCCTTGTACATCATTGAAATTACCGTAAAATCCCGtcaccatttgagagagagagagagagagagagagaggagagagagagagagagagagagagagagagagcgagagagagagagagacttcataatAATGGTCCATCTACATCACTGAAATTACCGTAAAATCTCCTGtcaccatttgagagagagagagagagagagagagagagagagagagagagagagagagagagagagagagagagagagagagagagccatcgtAATCTCCTTTCCCAGATGTCTATGACAAGCTTTCATCTCGCAGACGAGTCAAGGATAAAATCGACGTCGCACGTATCGGGGTCAGGTCTGCTTCCAAAGACTTACCTGGAATCGACCCGAGAAATTCCCTAATGGCACAAGTGGCCCATCATGACCGGCCGTCTTTGAAATATGTCGAAACAGGAGTTCAAAATccgaagaaaaatagaaaaatttaaatttccagATTGATTACATTGCTTGAGAGCTTTCGGGTCGCGGGAGGTGTTAGCCGATACCCTCGGGGTATGGGTATTAGTCCTCCCCAGGGGTATGGCTGAGGATCCTCCCAAAGGGGTATGGGGCATCCCAAGGGGTACGGGTATGGATTCTCTTAAGGGGTAAGGGTCCTCCCGGGGGGTACGAGTACGGAATCTGCCAAGGGGTATAGTTCCTCCCAAGGAAGGGCAGGGGTTTGGGTACTCCCAAGGAGTTTGGGTGCTCCCAACGGGTATGAGTCCTCCCAAGGGGTACGGGTACCTACCCTCCTAAGGGGTATAGGTCCTCCCAAGGGGTATGGGCCCTCCCAAGGAGCTGCGCCGGCTCCGACAGCCATCAAAATGGAAGGAAGGTGAGAACACGTTCAGTAGGTTGGAGACCTTCGTGCCAGCAACGTCTGTCTTCGGTTCGGAGACTTTACGGGACCAATCTGGCTTCGAGTGCCATAAAGTGACAGGTACAAGTTGCGGATAATTGATTGACTTTgaattttctggtatcctgacatcgaaggtctttGACGACAATATCGTTTGTTAGAAATAAAGTGGTAATAATATGGCCATTTACATTTCTAATATAAGCAAATGATGATACAGAAGTACGGTTtaatacattttaaatatattacctgtatctaatTAATAGATACTCGTCTACCAAATCCTTAGGCACGAATAGAAAGATAAACTGAATCGAATAATTCTGACATCAAAATATGTAGAAGTAAATGGAAAAAGGCATAATCTGATGTTTTCTGTTCTTCATCTTCCAGGAACTCCGATGAATCAAATTTCCAGAACCACGGACTGGAACGGAATGAATCAAAACACCATAAAAAAATTGTTGTGTTGTGCTTCGAAATAATTCTCAGAAAACAAAATTTTATGGAACTAATCTAAGCTCTTGAAAGATGATAATTTTCTGTGTGAAATCCTAACTTGAAATTTGGGTTTTACTTTACCTTAGTAATTAGTGACTTAGTGATTTATGGGTTCTAAGTTACCTTTTGGTTACCAGTTTGACATTTGGTGACCCACTGAAATTTAGATAACTAGAACATTAtgctatttcaaaataattatccgAAAAAGATATAATGGAAATAGACTTCGTGCTTAAAATAGGAAATTTTCCATCTGAGATTTGACATTTAGTCACAGCTTCAACATCAAGTAATCCAAGATGGCGAAGAATCTAGATGATGTGCTGGATTGTGACGATGGAAAAACAGCGACTGAcgataacaacaacactgaaaGTCCTAACAATAATGTAAGTAATAGGAGAGGCACAAAAAGGAGCTTTGATGAAGTAGACAGTGCCATTGGAAGTCACCTGGACGAGGGAAGCGAAGCCGAGGAGAACCAGGAACAGTGCCAAGTTCGAAAATCGACGACGAGTGGGAAGTACCAGCTCCGGCCTCGTTCCCATCACCCGCGGAGACTCAGTGACAGTGACTGGAATTTCCCGGACCCCATCAGGAGCAAATCACGCCATCCGCCCCTCTCCAGGTACCGCCGGAAGACCGCCAATGCCCGGGAACGCTACAGGATGAAGCAGATCAACTCGGCCTTCGAGAACCTGCGAGGCGTCCTTCCTTCCTGGGTATGCAGTCGAAGACCCCCTTCGGACATGACCAAAATCGCCACCCTCAAACTGGCCTCTGCTTATATCAGGTCCCTGCAGGATATTCTCGACGGGAAGGACCCGAGCGACACCTGTTCTTGGGTCCTGTCAGCCCTCCTGGAGGACAGCAATTCTAATTCCCAGCAAGACGTCCCAAACCTGAAAGGGACCAGTGCCAACGACAAGTGCCAATTCGCTACCCAGCCCGATTCAGACCCAAACACTGATCTCGTATCCTTGTTATGTGCGCCCCCGGAGTCGGGGGGCATTTCGGGGGGCACGTCCCAGGATAACCTCGAGACCTTTTCGTACCTGACTCCCATGGTCGAATCGGAGGCCATGGCACTGTTACTCGGTTACGAGCACCCTCCCTGGAATGAATCCCCGCCAGTTTCGTTggtgtgacgtgacgtgacgtggcGTGACGTGAGGCGTGACGTGTGACATGACGCGGTGTGACGTCACGGCAAGTAATGCAAAACTATCGAAATTCAAAGTGATTATAAATGTATGAAAGATCCTTTATGAGAATGTCCCGATATATTAAAAACGATAACTGTGATAATAATTTTGGTGTTATCTCAATTCTTTATTTTGCTAATAAAAGAGAAATTTCTATAAAAATCCATGAAAAAATATATGATCTAAAAGCTAATATCTTCAGAGAAATGTATATTTGAAAAATCAATGATGTTGAAtgcttattaaaataattatactgATACATAACCGGTAATGTTGACCTGTGTTTTTCCtatatgcaaaaaaaggtaatatttcatatttatgtcaATCTATTTATTTGTAATATCCAGATTTATTACTGTGCAAGAAATGAACAATGCATgatctatacacacacgcacatacacacacacgcatatatacatatatacatatatatatatatatatatatatatatatatatatatatatatatatatatatatatatatataaagtttcactATAATACTGactttatattaattatatgtGAATCTTTTAACTTTAATGTTCAGACCAATAATATATGTTctgtaatattatattataatatattatcctTACTATTTGTCTTGTATTATGCTCAAATTCTCAAATTATCGTCTGAATAAGTTAGTTTAAAATCAATACAATATACAAAAATTCGTAAATTCATGCGATACACTACATatatcttttcttccttcttctgtTTTCCCTGACTTCAGTGTTATTTTGAATTTGGTTCGAGTCATGGCTATATGATGGCATACAGTACAATCTATGAGTTTCATTTATTTCAGCAGTATAAGAAATGCTAATACTttcttcaaaattttcttttccacTCAATCTTAAAAcattcttattgaaaaaaaattttttcttttttttctgaattataaggctaataatttctacaaaattttcttttccacccaatcttgaaatatttttattgaaaaaatcttttttctttttttcttttctgaattatTAGGCTGATAATTtctacaaaattttcttttccactcaatcttaaaatattcttattgaaaaaaaatcttttttctttttttcttttctgaattatTAGGCTAATACTTtctacaaaattttcttttccgCTCAATCTTAAAACATTCTTATTGaaaaaatcttttttcttttttttcttttctgaattattagttattgaaaaagaaaattcttaatttctttttcttttttgagctATCAGTCTCGAATTTCTTAAACCCTTCTAAACATTATGTTCAAAAGGATCTAAAATACAGTTGAAGTCTAGTTTTTCTCAAACATTCTAAATAAGATTGTCCAAATTTTTAACCTTGAATGTCATACATTCTAAACGTCTTAGCCCTTCTAAACATAACGTTCCATGGGATCTAAAATAAATTTAagtcttatttttttctctaaacATTCTAAACATTATTATCCAGTTCCAACCTTGAATTTCTTACATTCTAAACGTTCCAAATGATTTAAATACAGttcatcttattttctttatcTCTAAACATTCTAAACATTTTGAACCTTGAACTTTCTATCCTATTCTAAACGTCTTAAAACCTTCTAAACACGACGTTCCAAATGATTTAAAATACAGTTCGATTTTTTCTCTAAACATTCTAAaaattattatctaaagttttagaaccTTGAATGCCTTAGATTCTAAACGTCTCAAACCCTTCTAAACATAACGCTCCAAAGGATCTAAAATacagaaaatttgtttttttctaaaCATTCTAAACATTATAATCCAAAGTTACGAACCTAGAATTTCTTATCTTATTCCAAATGTCTTAAACAATCTTAACATAACATTCCAAAGGATCtaaaatacagtaatttttttcttctctaaACTTTCTAAACATTATTACACAAAGTTACGAACCTAAAATTTCTTACTTTATTCCAAACGTCTTGAACAATCTAAACATAACATTCCAAAGAATCtaaaatacagtaattttttttctctaaactttCTGAACATTATTATCCAAAGTTTTGAACCTTAAACTTTCTACGATATTCTACACGTCTAAACATAACGTTCCAGAGGATCTAAAatacagaaaatgttttttttttctaaacattctaAACATGATCCAAAGTTCAGATCCACCAATTTCTTACGCTTTTCTAAACATTCTAAACATGATCCAAATTACAGATCCACCAATTTCTTATGCTTTTCTAAACAGTCTAAACATGATCCAATGTTCAGATCCACCAATTTCTTATGCTTTTCTCAACAGTCTAAACATGATCCAAAGTTCAGATCCACCCATTTCTTATGCTTTTCTAACATTCTAAACATGATCCAATGTTCAGATCCACCAATTTCTTATGCTTTTCTAAACATTCTAAACATGATCCAATGTTCAGATCCACCAATTTCTTACGCTTTTCTAAACATTCTAAACATGATCCAAAGTTCAGATCCAACAATTTCTTATGCTTTTCTAAACATTCTAAACATGATCCAATGTTCAGATCCACCAATTTCTTATGCTTTTCTAAACATTCTAAACATGATCCAATGTTCAGATCCACCAATTTCTTATGCTTTTTTAAACATTCTAAACATGATCCAATGTTCAGATCCACCAATTTCTTACGCTTTTCTAAACATTCTAAACATGATCCAATGTTCAGATCCACCAATTTCTTATGCTTTTCTAAACATTCTAAACATGATCCAATGTTCAGATCCACCAATTTCTTATGCTTTCTAACAGTCTAAACATGATCCAATGTTCAGATCCACCAATTTCTTATGCTTTTCTAAACATTCTAAACATGATCCAATGTTCAGATCCACCAATTTCTTACGCTTTCCTAAACATTCTAAACATGATCCAATGTTCAGATCCACCAATTTCTTACGCTTTTCTAAACATTCTAAACATGATCCAAAGTTCAGATCCACCCAATTTCTTACGCTTTTCTAAACATTCTAAACATGATCCAATGTTCAGATCCACCAATTTCTTACGCTTTTCTAAACATTCTAAACATGATCCAAAGTTTATATCCACCAATTTCTTATGCTTTTCTAAACATTCTAAACATGATCCAATGTTCAGATCCACCAATTTCTTATGCTTTTCTAAACATCCTAAACATGATCCAATGTTCAGATCCACCAATTTCTTACGCTTTTCTAAACTTTCTAAACATGATCCAATGTTCAGATCCACCAATTTCTTATGCTTTTCTAAACATTCTAAACTCGAATGCCCCTCGTTTCGAGAACCCCATCAATCAGAACTTTCTCCACCTCCTAAAACCATTCTAAAACAATCTCCCGCCTAAAAGAATATCTACCCAGCAAAGCCTTTTAGCCATCTAAAACCATCTAAAATTTCTAAACAAGATCATTTCTTCCCCGACTCAGTGTTTTTACAACGTGAATATGCtgcaacagggttgccaggtttttctaagcaagaaaaggccaacttctgataaaatgcagctttaaaaggccaaaccggtagtaaaaaggccaaaagtatagcatttaaggcataccaatttttaaaaaaggccaaatttgaagtcaTTAGTctaaaaaaggccaacctgacaaGGCTGCTACAGGCCATCCATTAGTttcaacctggcaaccctggtacaGCCACCCATTAATAAAAAGAGGCCAAAAAGTATAGCACCTAAGACCAACTAATTTCCAAAAAGGCCAAATATAAAGTTTtcagcctgaaaaaggccaacctggcaaccctgctataTCCACCCATTGATAAAAAaagccaaaagtatagcatttaaggcctaccaattttaaaaaaggccaaatttgaagtcaTTAAcctaaaaaaggccaacctggcaacctgcTATATCCACCTATTAGTAAAAAGGccaaaaagtatagcatttaagccCCACCAATTTCAAAAACAgcccaaattttaaatttttttacctgaaaaggccaacctggcaaccctactATATCCACCCATTGGtaaaaaggccaaaaaatatagcatctaaggccaaccaatttccaaaaaaggccaaatataaAGTTTtcagcctgaaaaaggccaacctagcaacACTGCTATATACACCCCATTGGtaaaaaggccaaaaaatatagcattaaaagtccaaccaatttcaaaaaaggccaaaaaatataccatttaagccccaccaatttcaaaaaaggccaaatatcaagttttttagcctgaaaaattgccaacctggcaaccctgcgtaGTACATCCTCTTAAAATGCATCCACGTATTAATCTGGCCATCATAATCATACTCATTTCGCCGCTATATTAGCATTTAGCGCCATCCCGACAGAAACTTTATTACCGCAAACACGTACTAAATATGTTATCAAGTCCGGCCAGAAAATGCAAATCtcgaatatataagaatataagaacAGAAGAATAGAAGAACGTGGCCTGTTCTTTATGTTTCTTAATCACATTCATAAAATCTATGAAGATTAACATCTGCGCTGCGATAATTATATGTTAGAaactttttttactttattaaacGCTTTGTTTCTCAATGGTTTTATTATATTAGGATAAaagtcttaatctctctctctctctctctctctctctctctctcgttagagtaACTGTTCGATCTAAGGAGTGTTGTGAAAtacaggaactctctctctctctctctctctctctctctctctctctccttaaagcaCCTTCGATCTAAGGAAAGTTGTGAaacaggatatctctctctctctctctctctctcctctctctctctcggttagaaAAACTGTTTCGATTTAATGAAAGTTGTGaaatagaatttctctctctctctctctctctctctctctctctctctctccttaaagcaCCTTCGATCTAAGGAAAGTTGTgaaacaggatctctctctctctctctctctctctctctctctctctcggttagaaAAAACTGTTTCGATTTAATGAAAGTTGTGaaatagaatttctctctctctctctctctctctctctctctctctctgtgtattagAACAACTGTTCGATTTAATGAAAGTTATGaaatagaatttctctctctctctctctctctctctctctctctctctctctctcgttagaacaACTCTTCTAAGATGCATTGTTAATACACGATATCAAACAAACTACATTAAATATTTAATGATGCAAAATAAAAAACCCAATTGTTTTGTTCatcaataaattcaaaattttaccTCATACAAAATTACATACATAATCACTTACAAACAAAAAATTTACGTCTGAGAAACATGAAATTGATTAACGCAAACATATACAACTCTGAAAATGTGAAATTAAtctttatttacatttaaaatatattCGTTGAATTTAGCTGTTATTAAACACTTATTtcatacaaaaattaaaaatatatatatataaatgtatttaaatgtaAAACTTATCTAAAATCAAagacatgtatacatacaatcataatcactcacacaaaaaaaattacctttgagaaatgagaaattatttttcatttgcacTTAAACGATTATCAAAGATAAATATTATTCCACCACATTAAAATGTTCATTATCCATCACAGAATAAATATATGTTTACCTTAACAGTCGTTTTAATCATCAACTATTGCGGATTGGATTAAAAATTACTcaactatgaaaaatattattcatcCAATGAAGAATCCAATTGTATATACACAGGTCTTGCGAAACACAAGTTCATGAACTATCACGATTTTCTGCAATAAACTCCATGTCAATAGTTGATAAATATAATTATTGCAAATATCATATGACATTTACTAATGTTGGTATAAATTTTGCAAGAAATAATTAATGTTTCCCGTTAAAAGGTGTcgtatttggaaattattattattattattattattattattattattattattattattattattattattgttgcaacAGATTATGAGATTGTGAAGTTATTGCAAGAAGTTATACATTGATTTCTATAGTAAAACATCCAATTAATACCGATTTTCAAGTGTGAGTGTGGGAGTCTGAAAATGTACAGAGacgttgcttttatatatatatgtatatatatatatatatatatatatacacgtgtatatatatatatatatatattgtatatatatacatatatatatgtatatatatacatatatatatgtatatatatatatatatagtattatatatatttatatataatatatatacacatatatatatctatatatatctatatgtatctatatatatacatatatataaatgtatctatatatacgcacacataaatatatgtatctatttatatatatatatatatatatatacatatatatatatatatatatacatatatatatacatatatatatatatacatattatatatatatatactatatacacacacacacgttatccTAGTATTTTAAGGCCTGAATTTTATGATGATTAATATATTGATATGTTTTAagtatattaaaatgttttataaataagaaaaaaagttggTTTCATTATTCCTCATTCATCACTTGATCTTATTTACATGAGTTTAAACAtattaaaaatgtaatatatatatatatatatatatatatatacacacacacacacaattacgacATAACAAACTAATGTTTATATGATAATTGTATATACATGCTTGcatacaataacaaatgtagccatttatagtcaaatgcaggacaaaggcctcagacatgtagttattcgtgtgtggggtttggccagtgcggattggtgttggtggaagattttcgtctgattgctcacaacaaaccaacctagtatgggtggccttgactagtagagTTTTGCTGGTcacggtatccccactcagaaagagacaACAATTATGtattattactgtaattaaatGTAGCTGGTCTAGATTACTTTTCTCACCCTATTTTGTATAAAACATATCAAATCTGAGGCttctttgagtctctctctctctctctctctgctctctctctctctctacttcaaaaTACAGGTGGGACCAAGAGCGATCGAATCACAATTCAACTAATTCACCAGTTAACTAATCCACAACTTAACTAATTCACAAGTTAAATCTTTCACGTCAGGTTAGAAACGGTAAACTGGATTTTATTGTACAGAATTCAACACTAGTTTATGAATTCGCAAGATGAATACATTACATCCTATTTGAGAAAAAGAAGAGgtcacgaggagagagagagagagagagagagagagagagagatccgtttcACAACTTTCCTTAAATCGCATAGTTGttctaacggagagagagagagagagaggagagagagagagagagatcctgtttcACAACTTTCCTTAAATCACATAGTTgttctaatggagagagagagagaggagagagagagagagagagatcccgtttCACAACTTTCCTTAAATCGCATAGTTGttctaacggagagagagagagagagagagagagaggagagagagagggaagatccTGTTTCACAACTTTCCTTAAATCGCATAGTTgttctaatggagagagagagagagagagagagagagagagagagagagagagtaatttagctAGGTTCTATCAAACCTGAGCATAAATCGCCAAAATAGAAATTGACTGAGGGCTGTATTCCTTTTTCACATCAGCAATTAAAAAGATTCTAATCATATTTAACAATATATGGCAAAGATTAACatgaaataatcaaaatattattgtcattattgtcattactactatctttatcattattattgtgacCCCTATTATAATTTCTCAATATTCTGAGAATAGTTAATTcctttcatttttactttacaaaaCGTTAAGTAGATCAATATGTGAACAACATTTAGATGTGATGATTTCGCAAAATAAACACgatgaaaaaattatattcacGCAACGGTACACGAGATGACGAAGGCGAAAATCCGAGTAAAAAAATCAAAAgcaaaaaatcttcaaaataaaaaagcataaattactaaaattaaaaagcaaaaaatactaaaattaaacagcaaaaaaaagcaaattaaaaagcaaaaactactaaaaataaaagggaaaaaatcctaaaaataaacaaaaaataaatcatagaaatCAAAATGCGAGCCACATTCTAAGAAAATGTTAAAAGTTGCCTTTTTATTTAACTCATACTTTACCTATCCAGATGCACAATGAATAACTAAGTATTATTATGCGATTATGCAAGTTAAATTATATGATTGAAAATTAATTaagcgatgataatgatgatagcgaTAAAGATAACGAATGTCTTCAGAGATCTAATATCTCCCACAAATCGACGATCTTCACAGATTCGAGATCTTCAAAGATCCAAGATAACGGATGTATTCACAGATCTAGGATCTCCACAGATCCACGATCTTCACAGATCCAAGATAATGGATGTCTCCACAGATCCAAGATAACGGATGTCTTCACAGATCCTGGATCTCCACAGATCCTGCTTCTTCACAGATCTAAGATAACGGATGTCTTCATAGATCATGGATCTTCACAGATCTAAGATAACGGATGTCTTCATAGATCATGGATCTTCACAGATCCAAGATAACGGATGTCTTCACAGATCGAGAATCTCCACATATCCAAGATCTTTATAGATTCAAAATTTCCACAGATCCAAGGTCTTCACAGATCAAAGATAACGGATGTCTCCATAGATACAACACCTCCACAAATCCAAAAtctccaaaaatcgaagataacgGATGTCTTCACAGATCGAGAATCTTCACAGGTCCAAAATAACGGATGTCTTCACAGATCGAGAATCTTCACAGATCCAAAATAACGGATGTCTTCACAGATCCAAGACCTTCACAGATCCAAGATAACGGATGTCTTCACAGATCCAAGACCTTCACAGATCCAAGATCTTCAGAGATCCAATGTCTTCAGAAATCCAAGATCTCCACAGATTCAAGATAACGGATATCTTCACAGATCTAAGATCTCCACAGACCCAGGATCTCCACAGATACAAGAATCTCCACGGACCCAGGATCTCCGCAGATAAAAGATCTCCACAGATCCAGGATCTCCAAATATCGAAGATAACGGATTTCTTCACAGATCGAGAATTTCCACAGATTCAAAATCTTTACAGATCCAAGATCTTCACAGATCCAAGATAACGGATGTCTTCACAGATCTAAGATCTCCACAAATTCAACAGCTCCATAGGGCTCCAGAGAAAGCAATATGCAGATGAGCTGCCGGCAGAGAAGTTAACTCGATGACAGAACACCGACGGCTTCTGTGTTGACCTCCTCCGAGAGGTCATGACCTGACCTGGCATGGATCTCGCCAGGGTTAAACAGTACCGTTTTGGTTTGTATTTGATAGATGGGGGGATAATGAAAGAGATGAGGggagagagaaatttaatttaCATTTCTAAAATTCAATTCACATCAGAAATTTAATTCATATTTCTAGATTTTTAATTCACATTTTTATCTAAGTAAAAAATGTTACATAAATACGGGAATTTATAAGAACACAGCCTCATTATTTAAAACTATATTAtagatatgaataataaaaaattaataattattctttTGTCTTTGCGTTCCATAACCCTTGCCAGAGTTTGATAAACTCTATGGAGGTTAATCGCCTATTATGGAAAATAGCTAGTTATTGATAAaatcggtagagagagagagagagagagagagagagagagagagagaaagagttatctAAGCAGACATAAGAGGAAACAGAAATAAACAAAGTTTCTACAAATTGCTTGTAACTGTTCTGGA
Coding sequences:
- the LOC137632746 gene encoding neurogenic differentiation factor 2-like, with product MAKNLDDVLDCDDGKTATDDNNNTESPNNNVSNRRGTKRSFDEVDSAIGSHLDEGSEAEENQEQCQVRKSTTSGKYQLRPRSHHPRRLSDSDWNFPDPIRSKSRHPPLSRYRRKTANARERYRMKQINSAFENLRGVLPSWVCSRRPPSDMTKIATLKLASAYIRSLQDILDGKDPSDTCSWVLSALLEDSNSNSQQDVPNLKGTSANDKCQFATQPDSDPNTDLVSLLCAPPESGGISGGTSQDNLETFSYLTPMVESEAMALLLGYEHPPWNESPPVSLV